Below is a genomic region from bacterium.
AGGCACTCCTTGACCCACTCGTCTCTCCAGAGGTGATCGCACACCTTCTCGACATATCGCACGAGACGATATACGCGTGGCTATATCGCACCCGTCCTGATCTGTTGGCTCGTCTGCCGCAGCGAGGAAGGAAGCGCCGCCGATATGGCTCAAAGCGTACGCAGAAACAAGGATGGACCAAGAACGTGCGTTCCATTGAGGAGCGCACAGAACCTGGCTGGGAGGGCGATACCGTCAAAGGCGCAGGTCGTGAACGCATCCTCACCCACGTGCACCAGAGCTTGTATCTCGTTGCCGACCTAATCCCGAACGGCACGGCAGATGTCGTGCATGCGGTACTGAAGTCGCATCAGAAAGTCACCGGGACCATCACGTACGACCGCGGGAGCGAGTTCGCACTCTGGCAGTTCATTGAACGTGATACCGATGCCACCGTGTACTTCGCACACGCACACCATCCGTGGGAGCGCGGGAAGAACGAGAATACCAATGGCCGCCTGCGGCGACCATTCCCCAAACGGCTGAACCTGGGTACCATATCCAAAGACGACCTTGCGGACGTGGTGGACCTCATGAACCACACGCCGCGGAAGTCTCTCTCCTGGCAGACCTCGTGCGTGCGCTTTGGGAAGGCGTGTTGCGTTTCAGATTAGAATTCAAGGGGTCCTGTTGCGAGGATAGGCTATCTGTCGTATATTCAAGAGAACGGCCCGCGGGCCATTTTATTTTCATGGAAATCCGAAACATCGCCATCATCGCGCACGTGGACCACGGCAAGACCACGCTCACTGACGCCCTCATGCGCCAGACGGGGGCCGTGTCCGACGCGACGGTGTCGATGGACAACAACGCGCTCGAGCGCGAGCGAGGGATCACCATCTACGCGAAGAACACTTCGATCGAATACAAGGGAACGAAGATCAATATCGTCGACACCCCGGGACACGCGGACTTCGGCTCGGAAGTGGAGCGCGTGCTCCGCTCGATCGACTCGGTGCTTCTCGTCGTCGACGCCCAGGAAGGGCCGATGCCCCAGACGCGCTTCGTGCTCAAGAAATCGCTTGAACTCGGCCTCAAGCCGATCGTCGTGCTTAATAAGATCGACAAACCGGCGGCTGATGCGGCGCGGGCCGAAGAGCAGGTTTTGGAACTCTTTCTTGAGCTCGGAGCCTCAGATGAACAGGCCAATTTCCCGGTCGTATACGCGATCGGCCGCGAAGGCGTCGCGATGCGCAAACTTACCGACGAGAAGAAGGACCTCAGCCCGCTTCTCGACGTCGTCCTTGAGCACGTGCCTGCGACCTCTTCAACGGAGCTTTCCACGAAACCTTTGATACTCCAGCCGTTCAACCTCGGCTATGACAACTTCCTCGGCCGCATGGCCGTGGGCCGCATATACGAAGGAACGGTGCATCCGGGCGATGCCGTATTTGTCAAGAAGCCCGACGGCGCGACCAGGAGCGGCAAGCTCACCAAGGTTTTCACCTTCGTCGGTACCGAAAAGAAGGACGTTCCCGAGGCGGTTGCGGGCGACATCGTCATGATCGCCGGACTGCCGGATATTTTCATCGGAGAAACCGTTACGACGAACGCGGATCAGGCTCCGCGTGCGGCAATCTCCATCGACGAGCCCACCATCACCCTTAACTTCCTCGTCAATAACTCGCCGTTCGCCGGGAAGGAAGGGAAGTACGTGACGAGCCGCCAGCTTCGCGAATACCTCGAGCGCGAGCTTGAGGTGAACGTCGGGCTCAAGGTCGACTTCATCTCCCCCGACAATTTCAAGGTCTCGGGCCGCGGCGAGCTCCATATCGCCATCCTCCTTGAGAACATGCGCCGCGCCGGGTATGAAATGCAGGTCTCGCAGCCGCAGGTCATCATCCGCGAAGAGAACGGCGTGAAGCTCGAGCCGTTTGAGGAAGTGATCATCGATACCCCGAGCGAATATCAGGGAGCGATCATCGAGCGCCTCGGTACCCGCGCCTTCGTCCTCCAGAACCTCGTGCAGCACGACCAGAGCGTGCGCCTCACGCTCCTTGGCCCGACGCGCGGGCTTCTCGGATACCGGAACCAGTTCGTGATCGATACGCGCGGGGAAGGCA
It encodes:
- a CDS encoding IS30 family transposase produces the protein MHTHNTRDMRVSLGALLRAGVKKAGIARQLGVHRSTISRELKRNAKKNGRYHATHADVRAKARRMKSKEAGRLLANNQQLADLVEALLDPLVSPEVIAHLLDISHETIYAWLYRTRPDLLARLPQRGRKRRRYGSKRTQKQGWTKNVRSIEERTEPGWEGDTVKGAGRERILTHVHQSLYLVADLIPNGTADVVHAVLKSHQKVTGTITYDRGSEFALWQFIERDTDATVYFAHAHHPWERGKNENTNGRLRRPFPKRLNLGTISKDDLADVVDLMNHTPRKSLSWQTSCVRFGKACCVSD
- the typA gene encoding translational GTPase TypA, which translates into the protein MEIRNIAIIAHVDHGKTTLTDALMRQTGAVSDATVSMDNNALERERGITIYAKNTSIEYKGTKINIVDTPGHADFGSEVERVLRSIDSVLLVVDAQEGPMPQTRFVLKKSLELGLKPIVVLNKIDKPAADAARAEEQVLELFLELGASDEQANFPVVYAIGREGVAMRKLTDEKKDLSPLLDVVLEHVPATSSTELSTKPLILQPFNLGYDNFLGRMAVGRIYEGTVHPGDAVFVKKPDGATRSGKLTKVFTFVGTEKKDVPEAVAGDIVMIAGLPDIFIGETVTTNADQAPRAAISIDEPTITLNFLVNNSPFAGKEGKYVTSRQLREYLERELEVNVGLKVDFISPDNFKVSGRGELHIAILLENMRRAGYEMQVSQPQVIIREENGVKLEPFEEVIIDTPSEYQGAIIERLGTRAFVLQNLVQHDQSVRLTLLGPTRGLLGYRNQFVIDTRGEGILSSRVVGFQPYAGEIKKRQVGSMISMAGGKTLGYSLATLQERGVLYVTPATEVYEGQVIGNTSKGEEMMVNPTKGKNQSNVRSSGTDEAISLVPPFLITIERGLEIMAEDEYLEITPESVRLRKQFLTENDRAKAKRTDIK